The following coding sequences lie in one Halarsenatibacter silvermanii genomic window:
- a CDS encoding DnaD domain protein translates to MAPEKLKRVVIKEELVELTGDFKYALILNQFIYWTERRRDFDKFIEEEKKRARSEGRELNISKTGGWVYKSSDDLADELMLGKSKPTLSRYVKKLEEMGYLESRQNPQYSWDKTKQYRVNLIKVNRDLLELGYHLEGYRFEKMYKDIARCLKETERKEDKSAGDSGKKIARKEKAEKKAEKKKCTKDNFQTDDDNLHNTQKKDEKAINPGGSDISNFNDRGFNMKDRDFKMKPRSKNMKHRDSKNETAIPETTTEITSKTTTETKDPKTEEHEQRASAREETPPQKTSGDYRQKKQIDKIIPPEIIDAFMGVFERKPTAFEAETLADQNSKSAIIKKAIELTALNSRDGTLSYTLALLRDWREKGLGTVEQVEEMLASHRENRGSKKQGQKNRSSRGSSQKKKRKESDSRYLIDSDGNEYLDPEHPEVMKQNGWNTPPPGEG, encoded by the coding sequence ATGGCTCCAGAGAAGCTCAAACGAGTCGTGATCAAGGAGGAACTGGTCGAACTGACCGGTGATTTTAAGTATGCACTCATATTAAATCAGTTCATCTACTGGACGGAAAGACGCCGCGATTTCGACAAATTTATAGAAGAGGAAAAGAAAAGAGCCCGTTCAGAGGGCAGAGAGCTGAATATCTCGAAGACAGGGGGCTGGGTTTATAAATCCAGTGATGACCTGGCCGATGAATTAATGCTCGGCAAAAGCAAGCCCACGCTTTCACGTTATGTCAAAAAACTTGAGGAGATGGGCTATCTTGAATCCCGGCAAAATCCTCAATACAGCTGGGATAAAACTAAACAATATCGGGTAAATCTGATCAAAGTTAATCGAGATCTCCTCGAACTCGGTTATCACCTCGAAGGATATCGTTTTGAAAAGATGTACAAGGATATCGCCCGCTGTCTGAAAGAAACCGAAAGAAAGGAAGACAAAAGTGCAGGCGATTCCGGAAAAAAGATTGCCCGCAAGGAAAAAGCTGAGAAAAAAGCGGAGAAGAAAAAATGCACAAAAGATAATTTCCAGACCGATGATGATAATTTACATAATACACAAAAAAAGGATGAAAAGGCTATAAACCCCGGCGGCTCCGATATTTCAAATTTTAATGATCGAGGTTTCAATATGAAAGATCGAGATTTCAAAATGAAACCTCGAAGTAAAAATATGAAACATCGAGACTCGAAAAATGAAACAGCAATACCAGAGACTACTACAGAGATTACTTCAAAGACTACAACAGAGACTAAAGACCCTAAAACCGAAGAACATGAGCAACGCGCGAGCGCGCGCGAGGAGACTCCCCCTCAAAAAACATCAGGCGATTACAGACAAAAAAAACAGATCGATAAAATCATCCCCCCGGAGATAATCGACGCTTTTATGGGAGTTTTCGAGCGAAAACCGACCGCCTTTGAAGCTGAGACCCTGGCCGATCAAAATTCAAAATCAGCAATCATCAAAAAAGCTATCGAACTCACCGCCTTAAACAGTCGCGATGGCACGCTTTCTTACACGCTGGCTCTTCTCAGAGACTGGCGTGAAAAAGGTCTGGGAACGGTTGAACAGGTAGAGGAGATGCTCGCATCACACAGAGAAAATCGCGGCAGCAAAAAGCAGGGCCAAAAAAATAGATCCAGCCGCGGCAGTTCACAGAAAAAAAAGAGGAAGGAATCCGATTCTCGTTATCTGATAGACAGCGATGGGAACGAATATCTGGATCCGGAACATCCTGAAGTGATGAAGCAAAACGGCTGGAATACTCCCCCGCCGGGAGAGGGCTGA
- the nadE gene encoding NAD(+) synthase produces MAELNYAEVVDHLVNWIKKRVEKAGKKGGIVGLSGGIDSSVTAALLKRAFPENSFGLIMPCCSSPLDKQDAYLVSDKINMKAEEVDLNETFATMLSELKNIDPGEDKVAAGNIKPRLRMTALYYLANRWDYLVVGTGNKSELVTGYFTKYGDGAVDISPLASLVKTEVRELARELDIPESIIERRPSAGLWEGQTDEEEMGLSYEKIDEYILEEEIEDEEAKEKIKELENSSRHKVNTPPLPERDKLLEKAKN; encoded by the coding sequence ATGGCGGAATTAAATTACGCTGAAGTCGTTGATCACCTGGTAAACTGGATAAAAAAAAGAGTGGAAAAGGCGGGAAAAAAAGGCGGTATAGTCGGTCTGAGCGGCGGCATAGATTCTTCTGTTACAGCTGCGCTTTTAAAACGGGCTTTTCCAGAAAACAGTTTCGGCCTGATAATGCCCTGCTGCAGCAGTCCTCTGGATAAACAGGATGCTTATCTGGTCTCCGACAAAATAAACATGAAGGCGGAAGAAGTTGATTTAAACGAGACTTTTGCCACCATGCTTTCCGAGCTCAAAAATATAGATCCCGGCGAAGATAAAGTGGCTGCCGGCAACATCAAACCAAGACTCAGGATGACTGCACTTTATTATCTTGCCAACCGCTGGGATTATCTGGTTGTGGGCACGGGAAATAAGAGCGAGCTTGTGACCGGTTATTTCACCAAATACGGTGATGGAGCGGTAGATATTTCTCCTCTGGCCAGTCTGGTAAAAACTGAAGTCAGAGAACTGGCCCGGGAATTGGATATTCCTGAATCCATTATAGAGCGACGTCCTTCGGCCGGTCTGTGGGAAGGACAGACCGATGAGGAGGAGATGGGTTTGAGTTATGAAAAGATAGATGAATATATTCTCGAGGAAGAGATAGAAGACGAGGAAGCAAAAGAGAAAATAAAAGAGCTCGAAAATTCTTCTCGCCATAAGGTCAACACCCCACCCCTGCCCGAGCGCGATAAACTTCTGGAAAAGGCGAAAAATTAA